In Myxococcus guangdongensis, the following proteins share a genomic window:
- a CDS encoding DUF6178 family protein: MSENGKGNGRDSQLALRELQQRLMGLSPRRRMEALLEGADAGAVVRALPPESLYLTIQEVGLADATELVQLASPAQFRAFVDLGAWKRDKVDSHAALTWLRAARGGFDDTSEYLRKLHALDLEVLELVLREFVVLHDREENPDVNPQGVTLETPEGRYLVEITTEGVEMSAVRALVNDLIAENPFEAVRLLEAVRWEIPGELEETAFQFRKGRLVDMGFPALEDAVALFSRVDLAAPKKPLVTSALAASQGHVDYLEASFRGLTALERQNAEDELAGVANAALVAELEDPGDLDAVRRVGEMTRDSLSLGLEYLTGADPSQATEVLRDVPLRRVFQTGFTLTLQLKYRADRLAKSPGAVVDGVLLVLPEEAAALEALRRKRPRRALKVEGAEPVPFRSLREIAASEAVLTRAEAQVDVLRGVLGGTPESARQAVARFGAPLESLGVPRLFAAVVAMAILDGRAEARPVPLGRGAELGARLFEGTPQAPRLLASATERALAGLTGAVPETAREELRRMVGVTLAKLLEELGAAWLEDTTWSPVASEVLPMESSPVP; encoded by the coding sequence GTGTCCGAGAACGGCAAGGGAAATGGCAGGGATTCGCAGCTCGCCTTGCGCGAGCTGCAGCAGCGGTTGATGGGGCTGTCGCCCCGGCGGCGGATGGAAGCGCTGCTGGAGGGCGCGGATGCGGGCGCGGTGGTGCGCGCCCTGCCTCCGGAGAGCCTCTACCTCACCATCCAGGAGGTGGGCCTGGCGGACGCGACGGAGCTCGTACAGCTCGCGTCTCCCGCGCAGTTCCGCGCCTTCGTGGACCTGGGCGCGTGGAAGCGCGACAAGGTGGACTCGCACGCCGCCCTCACGTGGCTGCGCGCCGCGCGCGGCGGCTTCGACGACACCAGCGAGTACCTGCGCAAGCTGCACGCGTTGGACCTGGAGGTGCTGGAGCTGGTGCTGCGCGAGTTCGTCGTGCTGCACGACCGGGAGGAGAACCCGGACGTGAACCCGCAGGGCGTGACGCTGGAGACGCCCGAGGGGCGCTACCTGGTGGAGATCACCACCGAGGGCGTGGAGATGTCCGCCGTGCGCGCGCTCGTCAACGACCTCATCGCGGAGAACCCCTTCGAGGCGGTGCGCCTGCTGGAGGCCGTGCGCTGGGAGATTCCTGGCGAGCTGGAGGAGACGGCCTTCCAGTTCCGCAAGGGGCGCCTGGTGGACATGGGCTTCCCGGCGCTGGAGGACGCGGTGGCGCTCTTCAGCCGCGTGGACCTGGCCGCGCCGAAGAAGCCCCTCGTCACCAGCGCGCTCGCCGCCTCGCAGGGCCACGTGGACTACCTGGAGGCGTCCTTCCGGGGACTGACGGCGCTGGAGCGGCAGAACGCCGAGGACGAGCTCGCCGGCGTGGCCAACGCGGCGCTCGTCGCGGAGCTGGAGGACCCGGGTGACCTGGACGCCGTGCGCCGGGTGGGGGAGATGACGCGCGACTCCCTGTCGCTCGGCCTGGAGTACCTGACGGGCGCGGACCCCTCGCAGGCGACGGAGGTGCTGCGCGACGTGCCCCTCCGGCGCGTCTTCCAGACGGGCTTCACGCTGACGCTCCAGCTCAAGTACCGCGCGGACCGGCTGGCGAAGTCCCCGGGCGCGGTGGTGGACGGCGTGCTGCTGGTGCTGCCGGAGGAGGCCGCCGCGCTGGAGGCCCTGCGCCGCAAGCGGCCTCGTCGCGCCCTCAAGGTGGAGGGCGCGGAGCCGGTGCCCTTCCGCTCCCTGCGGGAGATCGCCGCCAGCGAGGCGGTGCTCACGCGCGCGGAGGCGCAGGTGGACGTGCTGCGCGGCGTGCTCGGCGGGACGCCCGAGTCCGCGCGCCAGGCCGTGGCCCGCTTCGGCGCGCCGCTCGAATCGCTGGGGGTCCCTCGCCTGTTCGCCGCCGTGGTGGCCATGGCCATCCTGGACGGCCGGGCGGAGGCGCGCCCCGTGCCGCTGGGCCGTGGGGCGGAGCTGGGCGCCCGGCTGTTCGAGGGCACCCCCCAGGCGCCCCGGCTGCTCGCGTCCGCGACTGAACGCGCGCTGGCGGGCCTGACGGGCGCGGTGCCCGAGACGGCTCGCGAGGAGCTGCGCCGCATGGTGGGCGTGACCCTCGCGAAGCTGCTGGAGGAGCTGGGCGCGGCCTGGCTCGAGGACACGACGTGGAGCCCCGTGGCCTCTGAAGTCCTTCCGATGGAGAGCAGTCCGGTGCCGTAG
- the exoJ gene encoding spore coat polysaccharide polymerase ExoJ, producing the protein MVPGEQGQRRDVWAFYSLTAFAAVMYAVPGEWIPALAPLRLALMTSVVAAGLMLIRRLGRGEPLYLDGARGWALIGFSSLAVLSVSWAVNAEVARYTGIELLKLTAIYLTLVNVITSGKRLVVVCGAMVLASVVTSIGVINWYMVGEDLVEGFRARWVGVYADPNHMAMNLVLVVPLAVAFVARKGSAWVWRIACLVAAVLAVVAIVLSHSRGGFIGLSVAMGMWAFREKRRIQAIVVGSLFVVGLVVFAPDSFWARNETVAAFHEDASAMGRVYAWQVASRMSLDKPLLGVGAGSFRYAWAEYAPPEATRAYVAHNIFLDVIGELGWVGLAFFLVFAGGASGGAFAASASRSMGWMARALSAAVAGYLVCDLFSGYILSAHCYVLFGLAAAAHRIARAEEATQTQGVPEGRASAAPVGAWEGSGHAA; encoded by the coding sequence ATGGTGCCGGGAGAGCAGGGGCAGCGCCGTGACGTGTGGGCCTTCTATTCGCTGACCGCGTTCGCCGCGGTGATGTACGCGGTGCCGGGCGAATGGATTCCGGCCTTGGCGCCGCTGCGGCTGGCGCTGATGACGTCGGTGGTGGCGGCGGGTTTGATGTTGATTCGGAGGTTGGGGCGCGGCGAGCCGCTCTACCTGGACGGAGCGCGAGGGTGGGCGCTCATCGGTTTCTCCTCGCTGGCGGTGCTGTCCGTGTCGTGGGCGGTGAACGCCGAGGTGGCGCGCTACACGGGCATCGAGCTGCTCAAGCTGACGGCCATCTACCTGACGCTCGTCAACGTCATCACCAGCGGCAAGCGACTGGTCGTCGTGTGCGGCGCCATGGTGCTGGCGTCGGTGGTGACGTCCATCGGCGTCATCAACTGGTACATGGTGGGCGAGGACCTGGTGGAGGGCTTCCGCGCGCGCTGGGTGGGCGTGTACGCGGACCCGAACCACATGGCCATGAACCTGGTGCTGGTGGTGCCGCTGGCCGTCGCCTTCGTGGCCCGCAAGGGGAGCGCCTGGGTGTGGCGCATCGCCTGTCTGGTGGCGGCGGTGCTGGCGGTGGTGGCCATCGTCCTGTCGCACTCGCGCGGCGGCTTCATCGGCCTGTCCGTCGCGATGGGCATGTGGGCCTTCCGCGAGAAGCGCCGCATCCAGGCCATCGTCGTGGGCTCGCTCTTCGTGGTGGGCCTGGTGGTGTTCGCGCCGGACAGCTTCTGGGCGCGCAACGAGACGGTGGCGGCCTTCCACGAGGACGCGTCCGCCATGGGCCGCGTCTACGCGTGGCAGGTGGCCAGCCGCATGAGCCTGGACAAGCCGCTGTTGGGCGTGGGCGCGGGCAGCTTCCGCTACGCCTGGGCGGAGTACGCGCCTCCGGAGGCGACGCGCGCGTACGTGGCGCACAACATCTTCCTGGACGTCATCGGAGAGCTGGGCTGGGTGGGCCTGGCCTTCTTCCTGGTGTTCGCGGGAGGCGCGTCGGGCGGGGCGTTCGCCGCGTCCGCCAGCCGCTCGATGGGGTGGATGGCGCGAGCGCTGTCGGCCGCGGTGGCCGGCTATCTCGTGTGTGATTTGTTCTCCGGCTACATCCTCTCCGCGCACTGCTACGTGCTCTTCGGCCTGGCCGCCGCGGCGCACCGCATCGCCCGGGCGGAGGAGGCGACGCAGACGCAGGGCGTGCCGGAGGGGCGCGCGTCCGCCGCACCGGTGGGGGCGTGGGAGGGGTCGGGACATGCGGCGTGA
- the exoK gene encoding spore coat polysaccharide biosynthesis glycosyltransferase ExoK, which translates to MRREEAIMGARPMRLVQFTRSFHIGGTEVQVLELLRGLPPSYQLQVAVLEDAGPLMGAVWKLGHTAESFPLKGSVAQPNTAYQVMRMARWLKSNRVDLVHVHDFYSTLIAVPAAKLAGVKVIVGRLDLSHWQGTARRAVHSRLTAMADHVVANAEAIRRMLVEEEGLPASRVSVIHNGLDLARFDARMREGLKAPLPDTGDAPVLVHVANMNHPVKRQEDLLLALAMLHHGGTPLHAFLVGDGPRRKGLEKLAAELGVSDTVHFLRHRTDVAAILSRATVGVLCSSAEGMSNAIMEGMAAGLPMVVTRVGGNTDLVRDGERGLVVPAERPAQLAQAISQLLADPEKARRMGRSARDFVARELSLERLIRLHDALYQRVVHGP; encoded by the coding sequence ATGCGGCGTGAAGAGGCGATAATGGGAGCCAGGCCCATGCGCCTGGTGCAGTTCACCCGCTCGTTCCACATCGGCGGGACGGAGGTGCAGGTGCTGGAGCTGCTCAGGGGCCTGCCCCCCAGCTACCAGCTCCAGGTCGCCGTGCTCGAGGACGCGGGCCCGTTGATGGGCGCGGTGTGGAAGCTGGGCCACACCGCGGAGAGCTTCCCGCTCAAGGGCTCCGTCGCGCAGCCCAACACCGCGTACCAGGTGATGCGCATGGCCCGGTGGCTGAAGTCCAACCGCGTGGACCTGGTCCACGTGCACGACTTCTACTCCACGCTCATCGCCGTGCCCGCCGCGAAGCTCGCCGGCGTGAAGGTCATCGTCGGCCGGTTGGACCTGTCCCACTGGCAGGGCACCGCCCGGCGCGCCGTGCACTCGCGGCTGACGGCCATGGCGGACCACGTGGTGGCCAACGCGGAGGCCATCCGCCGCATGCTGGTGGAGGAGGAGGGCCTGCCCGCCTCCCGCGTGTCCGTCATCCACAACGGCCTGGACCTGGCCCGCTTCGATGCGCGCATGCGCGAGGGCCTCAAGGCGCCGCTGCCGGACACCGGTGACGCGCCAGTGCTCGTGCACGTCGCCAACATGAACCACCCGGTGAAGCGCCAGGAGGATCTGCTGCTCGCCCTGGCCATGCTCCACCACGGCGGCACGCCGCTGCATGCCTTCCTCGTGGGCGACGGCCCCCGGCGAAAGGGCCTGGAGAAGCTGGCCGCGGAGCTGGGCGTCTCCGACACCGTCCACTTCCTGCGTCACCGCACGGACGTGGCCGCCATCCTGTCGCGCGCCACCGTGGGCGTGCTGTGCTCCAGCGCGGAGGGCATGTCCAACGCCATCATGGAGGGCATGGCCGCGGGCCTGCCCATGGTGGTGACGCGCGTGGGCGGCAACACGGACCTGGTGCGCGACGGCGAGCGCGGGCTCGTCGTCCCCGCCGAGCGCCCCGCCCAGCTCGCCCAGGCCATCAGCCAGCTCCTCGCTGATCCCGAGAAGGCCCGCCGCATGGGCCGCTCCGCCCGGGACTTCGTCGCCCGCGAGCTGTCCCTGGAGCGCCTCATCCGGCTCCATGACGCGCTGTACCAACGCGTGGTCCACGGCCCCTAA
- a CDS encoding DUF4097 family beta strand repeat-containing protein: MLLPLLAILAAAPATQTWKFDTDGTPQVHLSNVNGAVRVDAVDGNSVVIEAVPENPGDSGPRMEVEVTQEGDHVRARTCCGPCEERWQSCKGTAGAVRFVVKVPKASELEVSVVNAGVVVKGVTGPQKHSTVNGRVEVNGSERRLSVSSVEGEVVLAPRKLEDTEISTVSGNVRLKLPERADAQVEFSSVGGSFNGSSVSLGSKKKTYGAGTHTVEVSTVGGSLSVQE; encoded by the coding sequence ATGTTGCTGCCCCTCCTGGCCATCCTCGCCGCCGCGCCGGCGACCCAGACCTGGAAGTTCGACACGGACGGAACCCCTCAGGTTCATCTGTCCAATGTTAATGGCGCTGTTCGCGTAGATGCGGTAGACGGGAATAGTGTGGTAATCGAGGCTGTTCCGGAAAATCCAGGAGATTCCGGTCCTCGGATGGAAGTCGAGGTCACCCAGGAGGGTGACCACGTGCGGGCGAGGACGTGCTGTGGCCCCTGCGAGGAGCGGTGGCAGTCGTGCAAGGGCACGGCGGGGGCAGTGCGCTTCGTGGTGAAGGTGCCGAAGGCGTCCGAGCTGGAAGTGTCGGTGGTGAACGCGGGGGTGGTGGTGAAGGGGGTGACGGGCCCGCAGAAGCACTCCACCGTCAACGGCCGTGTGGAAGTGAACGGCTCGGAGCGACGTTTGTCGGTGAGCAGCGTTGAGGGGGAGGTGGTACTGGCTCCCCGGAAGCTCGAGGACACAGAGATCAGTACGGTGTCGGGCAACGTCCGGCTGAAGCTGCCGGAGCGAGCGGACGCGCAGGTGGAATTCAGTTCCGTGGGGGGCAGTTTCAACGGGAGCTCTGTCAGCCTCGGGTCGAAGAAGAAGACCTATGGCGCGGGCACCCACACGGTGGAAGTGAGCACTGTCGGAGGCTCGCTGTCCGTCCAGGAATAG
- a CDS encoding quinone-dependent dihydroorotate dehydrogenase, producing MYGLTRSLLFKLDAEAAHQWGVWGLRQLGHSRDLCESLRERALEGATASLAVEVAGLRFAHPVALAAGLDKDAEAVDGLFACGFSAVEVGTVTPRPQPGNPTPRLFRLPEHQAVINRMGFNNHGAAVAAEHLRRRAWHPGPVGVNLGKNKDTPLERAAEDYVACVDALAPLGDYVVVNASSPNTPGLRKLQEPEVLSALLATVRARLDTVAPGKPLFLKIAPDLTPEAVDEVVDVALAQKLAGLIATNTTVARPFEHPLAKEAGGLSGAPVRAAANAVIARAYQRSGGKLPIIGVGGVFSAADVVQKLRAGASLVQVYTGFIYEGPGMVRGLLPTLAQMLARDGYTSVAQWVGADHRADAP from the coding sequence ATGTACGGACTGACTCGCTCGCTGCTCTTCAAGCTGGACGCGGAAGCCGCGCACCAGTGGGGAGTCTGGGGGCTGCGACAGCTGGGACACTCGCGCGACTTGTGCGAGTCCCTGCGGGAGCGGGCGCTGGAGGGCGCGACAGCGTCGCTCGCGGTGGAGGTCGCCGGGCTGCGCTTCGCCCACCCGGTGGCCCTGGCCGCGGGCCTGGACAAGGACGCGGAGGCGGTGGACGGCCTGTTCGCCTGCGGCTTCTCCGCCGTGGAGGTGGGCACCGTCACGCCCCGCCCCCAGCCCGGCAACCCGACGCCGCGCCTGTTCCGCCTGCCGGAGCACCAGGCCGTCATCAACCGCATGGGCTTCAACAACCACGGCGCCGCCGTGGCCGCCGAGCACCTGCGAAGGCGCGCCTGGCACCCCGGCCCCGTCGGGGTGAACCTGGGCAAGAACAAGGACACGCCGCTGGAGCGCGCGGCGGAGGACTACGTCGCGTGCGTGGACGCGCTCGCGCCCCTGGGTGACTACGTGGTGGTCAACGCGTCGTCCCCCAACACCCCGGGCCTGCGCAAGCTGCAGGAGCCGGAGGTGCTCTCGGCGCTGCTGGCCACGGTGCGGGCGCGGCTGGACACCGTCGCGCCGGGCAAGCCGCTGTTCCTCAAGATCGCCCCGGACCTGACGCCCGAGGCGGTGGACGAGGTGGTGGACGTGGCGCTGGCCCAGAAGCTCGCCGGCCTCATCGCCACCAACACCACGGTGGCCCGTCCCTTCGAGCACCCGCTCGCGAAGGAGGCCGGCGGCCTGTCCGGCGCCCCCGTGCGGGCGGCCGCCAACGCCGTCATCGCGCGCGCGTACCAGCGCTCCGGCGGGAAGCTGCCCATCATCGGCGTGGGCGGCGTCTTCAGCGCCGCGGATGTGGTCCAGAAGCTTCGCGCGGGCGCGTCCCTGGTGCAGGTCTACACGGGCTTCATCTACGAGGGACCGGGCATGGTGCGAGGGCTCCTGCCCACGCTGGCCCAGATGCTCGCGCGCGATGGGTACACGAGCGTCGCCCAGTGGGTGGGCGCGGATCACCGCGCGGACGCCCCCTGA
- a CDS encoding amidohydrolase family protein has protein sequence MARELIDLHIHVGGSVAPHILWSIAHQQGFKLPVKTYFDFVELITSRPGKVGSLDDYLKILHTWTEKIQSSPSAIERSVYEIIGKEYRGSRVTQIELRFNPMKRNLHSELDLDHIIHAALRGMDRAVLEYGVKVGFIFCLAREFDHRLNSILVDKAIKYRTRGVYGIDLAGTETNAMELKPEVVAQYEDLFGRARKAGLKCTVHTGETKGTGAEGVMSVVDKLKPHRIGHGIRAAYDENAMKVLREQDIVLELCPTSNLHTKAVEGIEELRHIVRTFWDRKVKFTINTDGPYLLETDMRREIELIESHGILTPEQVDQTLAWARQASFIPG, from the coding sequence ATGGCACGCGAACTGATCGACCTGCACATCCACGTGGGCGGCTCGGTGGCCCCCCACATCCTCTGGTCCATCGCCCATCAGCAAGGCTTCAAGCTCCCCGTCAAGACGTACTTCGACTTCGTGGAGCTCATCACCTCCCGTCCGGGCAAGGTGGGGAGCCTCGATGACTACCTGAAGATCCTCCACACCTGGACGGAGAAGATCCAGTCATCGCCGAGCGCGATCGAGCGCTCCGTCTACGAGATCATCGGCAAGGAGTACCGCGGCAGCCGGGTGACGCAAATCGAGCTGCGCTTCAACCCGATGAAGCGCAACCTGCACTCGGAGCTGGACCTGGACCACATCATCCACGCCGCGCTGCGCGGCATGGACCGGGCGGTGCTCGAGTACGGCGTGAAGGTGGGCTTCATCTTCTGCCTGGCGCGCGAGTTCGACCACCGGCTCAACAGCATCCTCGTGGACAAGGCCATCAAGTACCGCACGCGCGGCGTGTACGGCATCGACCTGGCCGGCACGGAGACGAACGCGATGGAGCTCAAGCCGGAGGTGGTGGCCCAGTACGAGGACCTCTTCGGCCGGGCGCGCAAGGCGGGCCTGAAGTGCACGGTGCACACCGGCGAGACGAAGGGCACGGGCGCCGAGGGCGTCATGTCCGTGGTGGACAAGCTCAAGCCGCACCGCATCGGCCATGGCATCCGCGCGGCCTATGACGAGAACGCGATGAAGGTGCTGCGCGAGCAGGACATCGTCCTGGAGCTGTGCCCCACCTCCAACCTGCACACCAAGGCGGTGGAGGGCATCGAGGAGCTGCGCCACATCGTCCGGACGTTCTGGGACCGCAAGGTGAAGTTCACCATCAACACCGACGGCCCCTACCTGCTGGAGACGGACATGCGCCGGGAGATCGAGCTCATCGAGAGCCACGGCATCCTCACGCCGGAGCAGGTGGACCAGACGCTGGCGTGGGCACGTCAGGCGTCGTTCATCCCGGGCTGA
- a CDS encoding Smr/MutS family protein produces the protein MSQHRKPPPPKKKEEAFQNNPFKSAIKGIQEQEKKEKEAQALAAEEARKKKVPPPAAPARKSKAAHESPEDEASLFFSAMDGVAQITHRGEPPKSNPRLPELVDENAEALAELSELVAGGPGEFDIAEVGEHIEGLGPGVDRNLLRSLRRGDFSIQGQLDLHGMTQLEARAALERFLSDSRRARRRCVLVVHGRGLHSKQQLPVLKELLKAWLSQKRINAAVLAFCTARPQDGGTGALYLLLRR, from the coding sequence ATGAGCCAGCACCGCAAGCCGCCCCCGCCCAAGAAGAAGGAAGAGGCCTTCCAGAACAACCCCTTCAAGAGCGCCATCAAGGGCATCCAGGAGCAGGAGAAGAAGGAGAAGGAGGCCCAGGCCCTCGCGGCGGAGGAGGCTCGCAAGAAGAAGGTCCCACCCCCCGCCGCGCCCGCGCGCAAGAGCAAGGCCGCGCACGAGAGCCCCGAGGACGAGGCGTCCCTCTTCTTCTCCGCCATGGACGGCGTGGCGCAGATCACCCACCGCGGCGAGCCCCCCAAGTCCAACCCCCGCCTGCCGGAGCTGGTGGACGAGAACGCGGAGGCGCTCGCGGAGCTGAGCGAGCTGGTCGCCGGCGGTCCGGGCGAGTTCGACATCGCGGAGGTGGGCGAGCACATCGAGGGCCTGGGGCCCGGCGTCGACCGCAACCTGCTGCGCTCGCTCAGGCGCGGGGACTTCTCCATCCAGGGCCAGCTGGACTTGCACGGCATGACGCAGCTGGAGGCCCGCGCCGCGCTGGAGCGTTTCCTGTCCGACAGCCGCCGCGCCCGCCGCCGCTGCGTGCTCGTGGTCCACGGCCGCGGTTTGCACTCCAAGCAACAGCTGCCTGTGTTGAAGGAGCTGCTCAAGGCGTGGCTGTCGCAGAAGCGCATCAACGCGGCGGTGCTGGCGTTCTGCACCGCACGTCCGCAGGACGGTGGGACGGGGGCGCTGTACCTGCTGCTCCGGCGGTGA
- a CDS encoding TerB family tellurite resistance protein — protein MVGLLIGSPWAIILLGVVGGVVGHRFDEMNALPAESPDALADFPPLAHPSFSAPNAPRDARSVQEEADAHLTRSLCALFVEVARADGEVRREEVKEIRRYFEEVLKYGPDSLDFVRGRLKDFIAVPPNLDDAAAACQEAMPSLERRRLLDSLFELSLVDGALQRSEREVLSRVGDALGLSPDEQRAIAALHLGDASPHYEALGLSADATDSEVKTAFRRLAAELHPDKHAHLKGEDADEVARRFQEVRDAYEEIRRLRGL, from the coding sequence ATGGTCGGGCTGCTCATCGGCAGTCCCTGGGCCATCATCCTGCTCGGAGTCGTCGGCGGCGTCGTCGGGCACCGCTTCGACGAGATGAACGCCCTGCCCGCCGAGTCCCCCGACGCCCTCGCGGACTTCCCCCCTCTGGCCCACCCGTCCTTCAGCGCCCCCAACGCTCCGCGCGACGCGCGCTCCGTGCAGGAGGAGGCCGACGCCCACCTCACCCGCAGCCTGTGCGCCCTCTTCGTCGAGGTGGCCCGCGCCGACGGGGAGGTGCGCCGCGAGGAGGTGAAGGAGATCCGCCGCTACTTCGAGGAGGTCCTCAAGTACGGCCCGGACTCGCTCGACTTCGTGCGCGGCCGCCTCAAGGACTTCATCGCCGTGCCACCCAACCTGGACGACGCCGCGGCCGCCTGCCAGGAGGCCATGCCGTCACTCGAGCGGCGGCGCCTGCTGGACTCGCTGTTCGAGCTGTCCCTGGTGGACGGGGCGCTGCAGCGCTCCGAGCGCGAGGTGCTCAGCCGCGTGGGCGACGCGCTGGGCCTGTCCCCCGACGAACAGCGCGCCATCGCCGCGCTGCACCTGGGCGACGCCTCGCCCCACTACGAGGCGCTCGGGCTGTCCGCCGACGCCACGGACTCCGAGGTGAAGACCGCCTTCCGCCGGCTCGCGGCCGAGCTGCACCCGGACAAGCATGCCCACCTGAAGGGCGAGGACGCCGACGAGGTGGCCCGCCGCTTCCAGGAGGTCCGCGACGCCTACGAGGAAATCCGACGCCTGCGCGGCCTGTAG
- the folD gene encoding bifunctional methylenetetrahydrofolate dehydrogenase/methenyltetrahydrofolate cyclohydrolase FolD: MAQLIDGKAVAARVRAEVRAEVDRLRVERGLVPGLAVVRVGEDPASKTYVTGKKKAAEEVGFLSWEHHRDSTVSQDELLALVRRLNDDPAVHGVLVQLPLPRHIDPDVIISAVRPEKDVDGFHPLNAGNLVLGRPATRACTPLGVMRLLEEIGCEPSGKRAVVVGRSNIVGKPMALMLLQRNATVTVCHSKSDLPSEVSRADILVVAAGVRELVKGAWIKPGAVVIDVGMNRKEEDGKLVGDVEFQAAAERASFITPVPGGVGPMTIAMLIRNTLEAAVRGLAPSSD, translated from the coding sequence ATGGCCCAGTTGATCGATGGCAAGGCAGTGGCGGCGCGTGTCCGGGCGGAGGTGAGGGCGGAGGTGGACCGCCTCAGGGTGGAGAGGGGCCTGGTCCCCGGGCTCGCCGTCGTACGGGTAGGGGAGGACCCCGCGTCGAAGACGTACGTCACCGGCAAGAAGAAGGCGGCCGAGGAGGTGGGCTTCCTCTCCTGGGAGCACCATCGCGACTCCACCGTCTCCCAGGACGAGCTGCTCGCGCTGGTGCGCCGGCTCAACGACGACCCCGCCGTGCACGGCGTCCTCGTGCAGCTGCCCCTGCCCCGACACATCGACCCGGACGTCATCATCTCCGCGGTGCGGCCGGAGAAGGACGTGGACGGCTTCCATCCCCTCAACGCGGGCAACCTGGTCCTGGGGCGCCCGGCGACGCGCGCGTGCACGCCGCTGGGGGTGATGCGGCTGTTGGAGGAGATCGGCTGCGAGCCCTCCGGCAAGCGCGCGGTGGTGGTGGGGCGCAGCAACATCGTGGGCAAGCCCATGGCGCTGATGCTCCTGCAGCGCAACGCCACCGTCACCGTGTGCCACAGCAAGAGTGACTTGCCTTCCGAGGTCTCCCGCGCGGACATCCTCGTGGTGGCCGCGGGCGTACGGGAGCTGGTGAAGGGCGCGTGGATAAAGCCCGGCGCCGTCGTCATCGACGTGGGGATGAATCGCAAGGAGGAGGACGGCAAGCTGGTGGGGGACGTGGAGTTCCAGGCCGCCGCCGAGCGCGCCTCGTTCATCACCCCCGTGCCCGGCGGCGTGGGCCCCATGACCATCGCCATGCTCATCCGGAACACGCTCGAGGCCGCGGTGCGTGGCCTGGCTCCTTCCTCGGATTGA
- a CDS encoding esterase/lipase family protein has translation MSVIRSVGLWACVGFAASPYTAWAQWAPRAQRTLHPVVFAHGLAGFDDLAGFEYWGDELGNFVGDACDELLELGCNVFLDPGQKAFATQVQPFESSEARGEALANEIESVLATTGARRVNIVGHSQGGMDARKAARVLSLRKGRRVVEVMVSIASPHRGSPVAKAVLDTSPTVTQVANLLATLYGNGVYEQGNDPVAAMKQLVYEDHDPLDGVTTGARAFNDNNPLDSRYASHYASVLTAQHGLNLSPAFQTLQLLVNIDGDGYCLHDCDNDGAAGKGDGVRVERDDDGVVGINSQQMGHRLRYTVSPFGLDTLARDVSIAPVSNINLPGEPQMTSLNSVLDQDHLDVVGFGPDLFNEAEFYAALIDYISKNETPAVGVAPHSQDSE, from the coding sequence ATGAGTGTCATTCGAAGCGTGGGCCTGTGGGCCTGTGTCGGGTTCGCGGCGAGTCCCTACACGGCGTGGGCTCAGTGGGCTCCGCGCGCGCAGCGCACCCTTCATCCCGTGGTCTTCGCGCATGGCCTGGCTGGGTTCGATGACCTGGCGGGCTTCGAATACTGGGGAGACGAACTGGGGAACTTCGTGGGGGACGCGTGTGACGAGCTCCTCGAGCTGGGTTGCAATGTCTTCCTGGACCCCGGGCAGAAAGCCTTCGCCACGCAGGTCCAGCCCTTCGAGTCCTCGGAGGCTCGCGGAGAGGCATTGGCGAATGAAATCGAGAGCGTGCTGGCCACCACGGGGGCGCGACGGGTCAACATCGTGGGCCACTCCCAGGGCGGCATGGACGCGCGCAAGGCGGCGCGGGTGCTCTCCTTGCGAAAGGGCCGCCGGGTGGTGGAGGTCATGGTGAGCATCGCCTCGCCGCACCGGGGCTCGCCCGTGGCCAAGGCCGTGCTCGACACGAGCCCCACTGTCACGCAGGTGGCCAACCTCCTCGCGACCCTCTACGGCAACGGGGTTTACGAGCAGGGCAACGACCCGGTCGCCGCCATGAAGCAGCTCGTCTACGAGGACCATGACCCCCTGGATGGCGTCACCACGGGCGCGAGGGCCTTCAATGACAACAACCCCCTCGACTCGCGTTACGCGTCCCACTACGCGTCCGTGCTGACCGCGCAGCATGGGCTGAACCTCAGCCCCGCGTTCCAGACCCTCCAGCTCCTCGTCAACATCGACGGGGATGGCTATTGCCTCCATGACTGTGACAACGACGGCGCCGCGGGCAAGGGCGACGGCGTGCGCGTCGAGCGCGACGATGATGGCGTGGTGGGCATCAACTCCCAGCAGATGGGTCATCGCCTGCGCTACACCGTGTCACCGTTCGGCCTGGACACCCTCGCGCGGGATGTCAGCATCGCCCCCGTGTCGAACATCAACCTGCCGGGCGAGCCGCAGATGACCTCGCTCAACAGCGTCCTGGACCAGGACCACCTGGACGTCGTGGGCTTCGGGCCGGACCTCTTCAACGAGGCCGAGTTCTACGCGGCCCTCATCGACTACATCAGCAAGAACGAGACGCCCGCGGTGGGCGTGGCGCCTCACTCCCAGGACAGCGAGTAA